Proteins encoded by one window of Papio anubis isolate 15944 chromosome 7, Panubis1.0, whole genome shotgun sequence:
- the ADPGK gene encoding ADP-dependent glucokinase isoform X10 codes for MLTLDHCCQGLLSQKPACLEPRLQACEVAESAPTARRPKASSFSSHCVDWVFPGEEWGQLKAPHANRFIFSHDLSNGAMNMLEVFVSSLEEFQPDLVVLSGLHMMEGQSKELQRKRLLEVVTSISDIPTGIPVHLELASMTNRELMSSIVHQQVFPAVTSLGLNEQELLFLTQSASGPHSSLSSWNGVPDVGMVSDILFWILKEHGRSKSRASDLTRIHFHTLVYHILATVDGHWANQLAAVAAGARVAGTQACATETIDTSRVSLRAPQEFMTSHSEAGSRIVLNPNKPVVEWHREGISFHFTPVLVCKDPIRTVGLGDAISAEGLFYSEVHPHY; via the exons ATGCTGACCTTAGACCATTGTTGCCAGGGTCTCCTCAGCCAGAAACCAGCCTGCTTGGAGCCAAGGCTCCAAGCCTGTGAGGTGGCTGAAAGTGCCCCCACAGCTAGGAGACCTAaagcctcttccttttcttcccattgTGTTGACTGGGTTTTTCCAGGGGAGGAGTGGGGCCAGTTAAAAGCTCCCCATGCCAACCGATTCATCTTCTCTCACGACCTCTCCAACGGGGCCATGAATATGCTGGAGGTGTTTGTGTCTAGCCTGGAGGAGTTTCAGCCAGACCTGGTGGTCCTCTCTGGATTGCACATGATGGAGGGACAAAGCAAGGAGCTCCAGAGGAAGAGACTCTTGGAG GTTGTAACTTCCATTTCTGACATCCCCACTGGTATTCCAGTTCACCTAGAGCTGGCCAGTATGACCAACAGGGAGCTCATGAGCAGCATTGTGCATCAG CAGGTCTTTCCTGCGGTGACTTCTCTTGGGCTGAATGAACAGGAGCTGTTATTTCTCACCCAGTCGGCATCTGgacctcactcttctctctcttcgTGGAACGGTGTTCCTGATGTGGGTATGGTCAGTGACATCCTCTTCTGGATCTTGAAAGAACACGGGAGGAGTAAAAGCAGAGCCTCGGATCTCACCAGGATCCATTTCCACACACTGGTCTACCACATCCTGGCAACTGTGGATGGACACTGGGCCAACCAGCTGGCAGCCGTGGCTGCAGGAGCTCGtgtggctgggacacaggcctGCGCCACAGAAACCATAGACACTAGCCGAGTGTCTCTGAGGGCACCCCAAGAGTTCATGACTTCCCATTCGGAGGCAGGCTCCAGGATTGTATTAAACCCAAACAAGCCAGTAGTAGAATGGCACAGAGAGGGAATATCCTTCCACTTCACACCAGTGTTGGTGTGTAAAGACCCCATTCGAACTGTAGGCCTTGGAGATGCCATTTCAGCCGAAGGACTCTTCTATTCAGAAGTACACCCTCACTATTAG
- the ADPGK gene encoding ADP-dependent glucokinase isoform X12 produces MNMLEVFVSSLEEFQPDLVVLSGLHMMEGQSKELQRKRLLEVVTSISDIPTGIPVHLELASMTNRELMSSIVHQQVFPAVTSLGLNEQELLFLTQSASGPHSSLSSWNGVPDVGMVSDILFWILKEHGRSKSRASDLTRIHFHTLVYHILATVDGHWANQLAAVAAGARVAGTQACATETIDTSRVSLRAPQEFMTSHSEAGSRIVLNPNKPVVEWHREGISFHFTPVLVCKDPIRTVGLGDAISAEGLFYSEVHPHY; encoded by the exons ATGAATATGCTGGAGGTGTTTGTGTCTAGCCTGGAGGAGTTTCAGCCAGACCTGGTGGTCCTCTCTGGATTGCACATGATGGAGGGACAAAGCAAGGAGCTCCAGAGGAAGAGACTCTTGGAG GTTGTAACTTCCATTTCTGACATCCCCACTGGTATTCCAGTTCACCTAGAGCTGGCCAGTATGACCAACAGGGAGCTCATGAGCAGCATTGTGCATCAG CAGGTCTTTCCTGCGGTGACTTCTCTTGGGCTGAATGAACAGGAGCTGTTATTTCTCACCCAGTCGGCATCTGgacctcactcttctctctcttcgTGGAACGGTGTTCCTGATGTGGGTATGGTCAGTGACATCCTCTTCTGGATCTTGAAAGAACACGGGAGGAGTAAAAGCAGAGCCTCGGATCTCACCAGGATCCATTTCCACACACTGGTCTACCACATCCTGGCAACTGTGGATGGACACTGGGCCAACCAGCTGGCAGCCGTGGCTGCAGGAGCTCGtgtggctgggacacaggcctGCGCCACAGAAACCATAGACACTAGCCGAGTGTCTCTGAGGGCACCCCAAGAGTTCATGACTTCCCATTCGGAGGCAGGCTCCAGGATTGTATTAAACCCAAACAAGCCAGTAGTAGAATGGCACAGAGAGGGAATATCCTTCCACTTCACACCAGTGTTGGTGTGTAAAGACCCCATTCGAACTGTAGGCCTTGGAGATGCCATTTCAGCCGAAGGACTCTTCTATTCAGAAGTACACCCTCACTATTAG